A single region of the Saprospiraceae bacterium genome encodes:
- a CDS encoding sigma 54-interacting transcriptional regulator has product MNQKQQHCVRLLNLSSHLLLPVKQLTHWLSELDIRCDAEEVNTLSIILADDQALTEAQIAALPDQVQIQGSPAILINTGELPLPFHKVWTLLGMGFKNILTWQLQSKLAQLILSHLNRWQIINKILKSKQVQDHLIGSSPIWQKILHQVIEMACFSNAPLLIMGESGTGKEGVAKLVHTLDRRSDKEELVILDCSTLVPELSGSEFFGHEKGSFTNAISMREGAFGLANRGTLFLDEVGELPLQLQAPLLRVIQEGSYKRVGSNTWRETNFRLVAATNRKLSSDIEKGLFRQDLFYRISACILQLPPLSARKADIIELACHFLKKELKTTLPPAFDDHMTHYLLSRHYPGNIRELHQLIRRIAYKYTGEGPITLGCLPEADRDTTWCPQHAWQKNSLSEAIRHALADNIGLKEIKRIAGDIAIEIAIDQTNGNLQEAAKRLNVTDRLIQGWCKENGR; this is encoded by the coding sequence ATGAATCAAAAACAACAGCATTGCGTCAGGTTATTAAACCTATCGAGTCACCTCCTTCTGCCAGTCAAACAACTTACCCATTGGTTGTCCGAATTGGATATCAGATGTGATGCCGAAGAAGTCAATACCCTTTCAATCATTTTGGCAGATGACCAGGCTTTAACGGAAGCCCAAATAGCGGCTTTGCCAGACCAAGTCCAAATTCAAGGTTCCCCTGCCATTCTCATTAACACGGGGGAATTGCCGCTCCCCTTCCACAAGGTTTGGACCCTATTGGGTATGGGTTTCAAAAACATTCTAACCTGGCAATTACAGTCAAAGCTTGCCCAATTGATCTTATCTCATCTGAACAGGTGGCAAATCATTAATAAAATACTAAAATCCAAACAGGTACAAGACCATTTAATTGGTAGTAGTCCCATATGGCAAAAAATTTTGCACCAAGTTATTGAAATGGCATGTTTCTCTAATGCTCCCCTTTTAATCATGGGAGAAAGCGGTACAGGAAAAGAAGGGGTTGCCAAATTAGTACACACCCTGGATCGTCGATCAGACAAAGAGGAATTGGTCATCCTGGATTGCTCCACACTCGTACCAGAATTATCTGGAAGTGAATTTTTTGGCCACGAAAAAGGATCGTTTACCAACGCTATCTCCATGCGGGAGGGTGCTTTTGGATTAGCGAATCGAGGAACGCTTTTTTTAGATGAGGTCGGGGAATTGCCCCTTCAGTTGCAAGCGCCCTTATTGCGGGTCATTCAGGAAGGTTCATATAAAAGAGTGGGTAGTAATACCTGGCGCGAAACCAATTTCCGTTTAGTGGCCGCCACCAATCGCAAGCTATCATCAGATATTGAAAAAGGGCTTTTTAGACAAGATTTATTCTATCGGATCAGTGCATGCATTCTTCAACTCCCTCCCCTTAGCGCCCGAAAGGCAGATATTATCGAACTGGCATGCCATTTCCTCAAAAAAGAATTAAAAACAACGCTTCCTCCTGCTTTTGACGACCATATGACCCATTATTTGTTGAGCCGTCACTATCCAGGTAATATCAGGGAACTCCATCAATTAATAAGACGCATCGCCTATAAATATACGGGAGAAGGCCCTATTACCCTTGGTTGTCTGCCTGAAGCAGACCGTGATACGACGTGGTGTCCACAACATGCTTGGCAAAAAAACAGCCTCTCCGAAGCTATTCGCCATGCCCTTGCTGACAATATCGGGCTCAAAGAAATCAAACGCATTGCCGGAGATATTGCCATCGAAATCGCCATTGATCAAACCAATGGAAACCTCCAGGAGGCCGCCAAACGCTTGAATGTGACAGACCGACTTATTCAAGGTTGGTGTAAGGAAAATGGGCGATAG
- a CDS encoding trypsin-like peptidase domain-containing protein, translating to MESEIVLNQDDRIRVNHTSLSPFRWTCSLEVEFSEPVLYPLGPLERPNQQWRTLEPTLSGCGSGLLVSPRHVLTSAHVIAGLKTVKGVGRAPLFQLVPAKKVTIMPGRNEAVRIPQPFDHFISHKLKVFPGFKKWMENPSGVSLNTIKQALAHDIGLIEINSWPGEKLGWWGLDDRYDLSPVSESFRTRLDKKEVAIAGYPGEKGKIACGTPYRSAGQVVATSFRVGGKTQDVLLYDADTSAGMSGSPVWVRSSGGRYRLVAVHSSFLDYKLGQRANVGALITPDIFRWLRLQGVFPVYQIGISTQKMPETQYTL from the coding sequence ATGGAAAGCGAGATCGTACTCAACCAAGATGATCGAATTAGGGTTAACCATACCTCTTTGTCTCCTTTCAGGTGGACCTGTTCTTTGGAAGTGGAATTCTCGGAACCCGTTTTGTACCCACTTGGCCCTTTAGAGCGGCCCAACCAACAATGGCGCACGTTGGAACCAACGCTAAGCGGTTGTGGTTCAGGCCTTTTGGTTTCTCCGCGTCATGTGTTAACATCGGCTCATGTCATTGCAGGGCTAAAAACGGTAAAAGGGGTTGGAAGGGCGCCGCTTTTTCAACTCGTGCCCGCCAAAAAGGTGACGATTATGCCAGGTCGGAATGAAGCCGTTCGGATACCCCAACCTTTTGACCATTTTATTAGCCATAAATTAAAAGTGTTTCCTGGGTTCAAAAAATGGATGGAAAACCCGTCAGGTGTTTCTCTAAATACTATCAAACAAGCCTTAGCTCATGACATTGGCCTGATTGAAATCAATAGCTGGCCAGGTGAAAAACTTGGTTGGTGGGGGTTGGATGATCGATATGACCTATCACCCGTAAGTGAGTCATTCAGGACCCGATTGGACAAAAAAGAGGTTGCCATAGCTGGTTATCCTGGTGAAAAAGGGAAAATTGCTTGTGGAACGCCCTACCGGTCTGCCGGTCAGGTAGTAGCCACTTCTTTTCGGGTGGGAGGAAAAACACAGGATGTATTGTTGTACGACGCTGATACCAGTGCGGGAATGAGTGGCAGTCCCGTCTGGGTAAGGTCTAGTGGGGGGCGGTATCGACTTGTTGCTGTTCATAGCAGCTTTCTGGATTATAAATTGGGGCAACGCGCCAATGTTGGCGCCTTGATCACACCTGACATCTTTCGCTGGTTACGTTTGCAAGGCGTTTTTCCCGTTTATCAAATTGGCATCAGCACACAGAAAATGCCAGAAACCCAATATACATTATGA
- a CDS encoding aminotransferase class I/II-fold pyridoxal phosphate-dependent enzyme → MSTIIDYCSSSYLGIQHSSWELAPWAQLNTGKPAAFQEQEKASLVAKKVARLQGLATGLLFSSTFHLFWDVFQGFSALSTAIFVDDKTYPIARWATEMARLKGVVVEIFRQGDINHLKALLATKHRCPIVLTDGWNLQEGRLAPIRAYAALVKAHRGLLVIDDTQSIGLLGKKDFLHTTYGKGGGGVLPHLGIQDTHVLVGSSLAKAFGVPIAVLSGSQYWIEKIKKSSLTRIHCSPPSSALISAANHALLVNVREGELRRHQLRQNVLYFQQKLQRVGLQTPNHLFPIQCLEELPHQAAIGIHRRLKERGIQTLLLARPKGPCLSFLIRSDHTKADIDLTTEWIGRYSNPLLTFSKKHFHGKRDRTQPR, encoded by the coding sequence GTGTCGACCATTATTGATTACTGTTCTTCCTCTTATTTGGGCATTCAGCACAGCAGTTGGGAATTGGCCCCTTGGGCACAATTGAATACGGGTAAACCTGCTGCCTTTCAGGAGCAGGAAAAAGCCTCCTTGGTTGCAAAAAAGGTAGCTCGATTACAAGGTTTAGCAACCGGGCTCCTTTTTTCTTCCACTTTCCACCTTTTTTGGGATGTATTTCAGGGGTTTAGTGCGTTATCCACGGCCATTTTCGTTGATGATAAAACCTATCCTATTGCCCGATGGGCCACGGAAATGGCTCGCCTAAAAGGCGTAGTAGTAGAGATTTTCCGGCAAGGCGATATCAACCATTTAAAGGCACTATTGGCCACAAAGCATAGATGCCCTATTGTATTGACGGATGGCTGGAACTTACAAGAAGGTAGATTAGCGCCTATCAGGGCCTATGCCGCCTTAGTAAAAGCCCATCGCGGGTTGTTAGTGATTGATGATACCCAATCAATTGGCCTTTTGGGGAAGAAAGATTTCCTACATACAACCTATGGAAAAGGAGGGGGTGGTGTTTTGCCACATTTAGGGATACAAGATACGCATGTGCTAGTGGGAAGTTCTTTGGCCAAAGCCTTTGGCGTGCCAATAGCTGTCTTAAGTGGCAGTCAATACTGGATAGAAAAAATTAAAAAGTCCAGTCTAACCCGAATACATTGTAGCCCGCCTTCTTCGGCCTTAATTAGTGCTGCTAATCATGCTTTATTGGTCAATGTGCGAGAAGGGGAATTGCGTCGACATCAACTAAGGCAAAATGTGCTGTATTTTCAGCAAAAACTACAGCGGGTTGGTCTACAAACGCCGAACCATTTGTTTCCGATACAATGCCTAGAAGAACTGCCACACCAAGCAGCAATAGGTATACATAGGCGATTAAAAGAACGAGGCATACAGACCTTACTTTTGGCTAGGCCAAAGGGGCCTTGTCTTTCGTTTTTAATCCGCTCAGACCATACTAAAGCTGATATCGACTTGACGACCGAATGGATTGGAAGGTATAGTAATCCCCTTCTTACTTTTTCAAAAAAACACTTTCATGGAAAGCGAGATCGTACTCAACCAAGATGA